Genomic DNA from Thermodesulfobacteriota bacterium:
TCGTCGAGTGAGTCTTGCCCGGACGCGCCGGGGATGACCCGCCAAGGCTGGCGGGACCTGGCATTCCCAAGACCGGGTAGCAGGGGCGAGTTCAAGGCCGAGGGGCGGAGCAAGACGAGCTGCTCCGCCCCTCGGCTGCGAACGGGACGTACGAGGTGGTGCGCGACGCTTCGCGGGGCCGATCTTCTCTTCGTACCGGCCCTCGGCTTTCCGTACCCCGCGGACGGGTCGTAGCCCACGGCTCCCGCAGGCCCGCCCTCACCCCACCTGAAGGCAGCGCATGGAGATCGAAGCGTTCTCCATCCCCTCGTGGACGAAGGTCACCGGCTCGCCGGCCTCCTGGAGGGCGAGCGCGTAGACCATGGGGAGGTAGTGGTCCAGCGTCGGCACCGCCAGGGACGCGCTCGGGGCCACCAGGTCCCGATGGTTGCCGGAGACCAGGCACTGCCTGACCCGCTCGTCGAACTCCACGGCCCAGGGGTTGGGGGCGGGCGTCCATGTCCCAGTCGATGCGGGCCACAGGTTGTGGACGATG
This window encodes:
- a CDS encoding 4,5-DOPA dioxygenase extradiol (seems to be involved in biofilm formation; in asymptomatic bacteriuria E. coli strains 83972 and VR50, the ygiD gene is upregulated during biofilm formation in urine), which encodes IVHNLWPASTGTWTPAPNPWAVEFDERVRQCLVSGNHRDLVAPSASLAVPTLDHYLPMVYALALQEAGEPVTFVHEGMENASISMRCLQVG